In the genome of Nocardia terpenica, one region contains:
- the xerD gene encoding site-specific tyrosine recombinase XerD, which produces MLQRQIDAYLDHLTVERGAARNTLGAYRRDLDRYRNFLEQRGIGGLDAVTESDIADFVVSLRAGADGYPPLAASSAARGLVAVRGLHRFAAAEGITAGNVAHAVKPPTPARRLPKALPYDQVSRLLEAAGGSGEGPRGVRDRAMLELLYSTGARISEVVGLDVDDIDVGERAVVLHGKGGKQRMVPIGRPALSALDAYLVRARPALSLRGKGNPALFLNARGGRLSRQSAWQVLQDAAERAGIAAAVSPHTLRHSFATHLLDGGADVRVVQELLGHASVTTTQIYTLVTVNTLHEVWATAHPRAR; this is translated from the coding sequence GTGTTGCAGCGGCAGATCGACGCGTATCTCGACCACCTCACGGTCGAGCGCGGTGCCGCGCGCAACACGCTGGGGGCCTACCGGCGCGATCTGGACCGGTATCGGAACTTCCTCGAGCAGCGCGGAATCGGCGGCCTGGACGCGGTGACCGAAAGCGATATCGCGGATTTCGTGGTGTCGCTGCGCGCGGGGGCCGACGGCTATCCGCCGCTGGCCGCCAGCTCCGCCGCGCGCGGGCTGGTCGCGGTGCGCGGGCTGCATCGGTTCGCCGCCGCCGAGGGCATCACCGCGGGCAATGTCGCGCACGCGGTGAAACCGCCGACCCCGGCCCGGCGGCTGCCCAAAGCGCTTCCCTACGACCAGGTTTCGCGGCTGCTGGAGGCGGCGGGCGGATCCGGTGAGGGGCCCCGCGGGGTGCGCGACCGCGCCATGCTCGAGCTGCTGTACTCCACCGGGGCGCGGATCTCGGAGGTGGTCGGCCTCGATGTCGACGACATCGATGTCGGAGAGCGCGCGGTCGTGCTGCACGGCAAGGGCGGCAAGCAGCGCATGGTACCGATCGGGCGCCCCGCCCTGTCCGCCCTGGACGCCTACCTGGTGCGCGCCCGGCCCGCGCTGTCGCTGCGCGGCAAGGGAAATCCGGCCCTGTTCCTCAATGCGCGCGGCGGTCGGCTGTCCCGGCAGAGTGCCTGGCAGGTGCTGCAGGACGCCGCCGAACGTGCCGGGATCGCCGCCGCGGTCTCCCCGCACACGCTGCGCCACTCGTTCGCCACCCACCTGCTCGACGGCGGCGCGGACGTGCGCGTGGTGCAGGAACTGTTGGGCCACGCCTCGGTAACGACGACGCAGATCTACACGTTGGTCACGGTGAATACGTTGCACGAGGTGTGGGCGACCGCGCATCCCCGGGCGCGGTGA
- the steA gene encoding putative cytokinetic ring protein SteA, whose amino-acid sequence MKMLALLSRNTETLPGLTGMARVDRNTRRLLKRVGLGDIVVLDEMDLDRLTADRLVEAGVAAVINASPSISGRYPNLGPEVLVANGIALLDALSSDVFGAIKDGTRVRLHEGVVYADKLTKKEPEALLRGAELSEATIAERMIEARNGLADHLEAFAGNTIEFIRSESALLIDGIGVPELELSMHNRQVVVVADGPDHREDLRSLKPFIKEYAPILVGVGVGADTLTRSGYRPDLIVGDPDEITATTLKSGAEVILPADTDGHAKGLERIQDLGIGATTFPSSGSAADLALLLADHHGAALIVTCGAAASLDDFFDRSRRESNPATFLTRLKTGAKLMDAKAVAVLYRNRTSGWAVALVVLAALVALIVAVLASHLGGEALDWAAATWHHAEAWVRNLFHGNR is encoded by the coding sequence ATGAAGATGCTGGCGTTGTTGTCGAGAAACACCGAAACGCTGCCCGGACTGACCGGGATGGCCCGGGTGGACCGCAACACCCGGCGTCTGCTCAAGCGGGTCGGGCTCGGCGATATCGTCGTGCTCGACGAGATGGACCTGGACCGACTCACCGCCGACCGGCTCGTCGAGGCCGGTGTGGCCGCGGTGATCAACGCGTCGCCGTCGATCTCCGGGCGGTACCCGAACCTGGGCCCGGAGGTGTTGGTGGCCAACGGCATTGCCCTACTGGACGCCCTGTCCTCCGATGTTTTCGGTGCCATCAAGGACGGCACGCGGGTGCGCCTGCACGAGGGTGTCGTCTACGCGGACAAGCTCACCAAGAAGGAGCCGGAGGCCCTGCTGCGGGGCGCCGAGCTGAGCGAGGCCACCATCGCCGAGCGGATGATCGAGGCCCGCAACGGGCTGGCCGATCATCTGGAGGCGTTCGCGGGCAACACGATCGAGTTCATCCGCAGCGAGAGCGCGCTGCTCATCGACGGGATCGGGGTGCCGGAGCTGGAGTTGTCCATGCACAACCGGCAGGTGGTGGTGGTCGCCGACGGGCCGGACCATCGCGAGGATCTGCGGTCGCTCAAGCCGTTCATCAAGGAGTACGCGCCCATTCTGGTCGGCGTCGGGGTGGGCGCGGATACGTTGACACGCAGCGGATATCGGCCCGACCTGATCGTCGGCGATCCCGACGAGATCACCGCGACCACGCTGAAGTCCGGCGCCGAGGTGATCCTGCCCGCCGATACCGACGGCCACGCCAAGGGGCTGGAGCGCATCCAGGACCTGGGCATCGGCGCGACCACCTTCCCGTCGTCGGGGTCGGCGGCGGATCTGGCGCTGCTGCTGGCCGATCATCACGGCGCGGCGCTCATCGTCACCTGCGGGGCCGCCGCCTCGCTGGACGACTTCTTCGACCGCAGCCGCCGCGAATCCAATCCGGCCACCTTCCTCACCCGGCTCAAGACCGGGGCGAAGCTGATGGACGCGAAAGCGGTTGCGGTGCTGTACCGCAACCGGACATCGGGCTGGGCGGTCGCCCTGGTGGTGCTGGCCGCGCTGGTCGCATTGATCGTGGCGGTGCTGGCCTCGCACCTCGGCGGGGAGGCGCTCGACTGGGCGGCGGCCACCTGGCACCACGCAGAGGCGTGGGTGCGCAATTTATTCCACGGAAATCGCTAG
- a CDS encoding SRPBCC family protein, with amino-acid sequence MSSTTVDAVIPAPRDRVYRLFTQRDSLNAYLPINFTLQRPGSPEPTGVGARYRVGRGGFGITEETTALVPGERMEYKIIAGAPVKSHTGTITFADAPDGGTLVSYRMESFPKLPVPDRLTQLFLRGLITPFLSAARKAAAE; translated from the coding sequence ATGTCCAGCACCACCGTCGACGCCGTCATCCCCGCTCCGCGGGATCGGGTCTACCGGCTGTTCACCCAGCGCGACAGTCTCAACGCCTATCTGCCGATCAATTTCACGCTGCAACGGCCCGGTTCCCCCGAGCCCACCGGCGTGGGCGCGCGCTATCGCGTCGGCCGAGGCGGATTCGGCATCACCGAGGAGACCACCGCCCTGGTCCCGGGCGAGCGCATGGAGTACAAGATCATCGCCGGCGCCCCCGTGAAGAGCCACACCGGCACCATCACCTTCGCCGACGCCCCCGACGGCGGCACCCTGGTCTCCTACCGCATGGAGTCCTTCCCGAAACTCCCTGTCCCCGACCGCCTCACGCAACTGTTCCTGCGCGGTCTCATCACCCCGTTCCTCTCGGCGGCCCGCAAGGCCGCCGCGGAGTAG
- a CDS encoding copper transporter, with amino-acid sequence MISLRQHAVSIAAIFFALALGLLLGAQGLSGGVLALLRSDHGALQQRNNALAAENTRLTEEVAAADGFVARSAPRLLGGTLANRSVLLFTTPDADPGDVDAVAKALGAAGATVTGKIALTDSFVDSAQGDRLRTAVTNMIPAGGQLQTGAVDQGSLAGDLLGLAFLTDPGSNQQRATPQERGLILDTLRNGGFVATGEVQPAQLAVVLTGAGARSEQNNQGSIIARFAGGLRGRGAGVVLAGRGGAADGAGPIAVVRADGHLASTVTTVDNVDREIGRLTTVLGLGEQLGGKTGGYGTGAKATALSVAAMPG; translated from the coding sequence GTGATCTCGTTACGCCAGCATGCCGTCTCGATCGCCGCGATCTTCTTCGCCCTGGCCCTCGGACTGCTACTCGGAGCGCAGGGGCTCAGCGGCGGCGTCCTGGCGTTGCTGCGGTCGGATCACGGTGCGCTGCAACAGCGCAACAACGCGCTCGCCGCGGAGAACACCCGGCTCACCGAGGAGGTCGCGGCCGCGGACGGCTTCGTCGCCCGATCGGCGCCGCGGCTGCTGGGCGGCACCCTCGCCAATCGCAGCGTGCTCCTGTTCACCACGCCCGACGCCGATCCCGGCGATGTGGACGCCGTGGCCAAGGCGCTGGGCGCGGCGGGGGCGACGGTGACCGGAAAGATCGCGCTCACGGACTCGTTCGTCGACTCCGCGCAGGGCGACCGGCTGCGCACCGCGGTCACGAACATGATTCCGGCGGGCGGGCAGCTACAGACCGGGGCGGTCGATCAGGGCAGCCTCGCGGGTGACCTGCTCGGCCTGGCGTTTCTCACCGATCCCGGGAGCAACCAGCAGCGCGCCACGCCGCAGGAGCGCGGCCTGATCCTGGACACGCTGCGCAACGGCGGATTCGTCGCCACCGGCGAGGTGCAGCCCGCGCAGCTGGCGGTGGTGCTGACCGGTGCCGGTGCGAGGTCCGAGCAGAACAACCAGGGGTCGATCATCGCGCGCTTCGCGGGCGGGCTGCGCGGCCGCGGCGCGGGTGTGGTGCTCGCCGGGCGGGGCGGTGCGGCCGACGGTGCGGGACCGATCGCGGTGGTGCGCGCCGACGGACACCTGGCGTCCACGGTCACCACGGTGGACAATGTGGATCGCGAAATCGGGCGGCTCACCACGGTTCTGGGCCTCGGCGAGCAACTGGGCGGCAAGACCGGCGGGTACGGCACCGGGGCGAAGGCGACGGCGCTGAGTGTGGCGGCGATGCCGGGGTAG
- a CDS encoding NUDIX domain-containing protein, whose translation MTAEGPGTHEFETVSSRTVYSGAILALRLDQVAMPGGRVVEREVIEHHGAVAVAAVDDDGNLVLINQYRHPIGRRLLELPAGLLDKPGEDPLVAARRELAEETGLAARDWAVLVDVALSPGFTDEALRIYLATGLSETDRPEPELEEADIQLVRMPVEEAVRAALAGEIVNATAVAGVLALATARGGQLPLRPADAPWPGMPTAFVERKVAEGAGRA comes from the coding sequence GTGACCGCCGAGGGTCCGGGCACCCACGAGTTCGAGACGGTGTCCAGCCGCACCGTGTATTCGGGCGCCATCCTGGCGCTGCGGCTGGACCAGGTCGCGATGCCCGGCGGGCGGGTGGTCGAGCGCGAGGTGATCGAGCACCACGGCGCCGTCGCGGTCGCGGCGGTGGACGACGACGGAAATCTGGTGCTGATCAACCAGTATCGGCATCCGATCGGTCGGCGGCTGCTGGAATTGCCCGCGGGCCTGCTCGACAAGCCCGGGGAGGATCCGCTGGTCGCGGCGCGGCGCGAGCTGGCCGAGGAGACCGGGCTGGCCGCCCGCGACTGGGCGGTGCTGGTGGATGTCGCGCTCTCGCCCGGCTTCACCGACGAGGCGCTGCGCATCTACCTGGCCACCGGGCTGTCCGAGACCGACCGGCCGGAACCGGAATTGGAGGAGGCCGACATCCAGCTCGTGCGGATGCCGGTCGAGGAGGCGGTGCGGGCGGCGCTGGCGGGGGAGATCGTCAACGCCACCGCCGTGGCCGGGGTGCTCGCGCTGGCGACGGCGCGCGGCGGGCAACTGCCGCTGCGCCCGGCCGACGCGCCGTGGCCCGGCATGCCGACCGCGTTCGTCGAGCGCAAGGTCGCCGAGGGCGCGGGACGAGCGTAA
- a CDS encoding CTP synthase produces the protein MGQSRIPARSPHQTTATKHIFVSGGVASSLGKGLTASSLGQLLTARGLRVTMQKLDPYLNVDPGTMNPFQHGEVFVTEDGAETDLDVGHYERFLDRELTRDANVTTGQIYSTVIAKERRGEYLGDTVQVIPHITDEIKHRILAMAAPDRDGQSPDVVITEIGGTVGDIESQPFLEAARQIRHEVGRENCFFLHVTLVPYLAPSGELKTKPTQHSVAALRNIGIQPDALILRCDREVPQPLKNKIALMCDVDVDACISTPDAPSIYDIPRVLHREGLDAYVVRKLGLPFRDVDWTVWGDLLDRVHNPREEVTVALVGKYVDLPDAYLSVTEALRAGGFAARAKVNIRWVQSDECETPAGAQQHLHDVDAVLVPGGFGIRGIEGKVGAIHFARTRGIPLLGLCLGLQCVVIEAARAVGLDDANSAEFEPDTKHPVISTMADQEQAVAGEADLGGTMRLGAYPAVLEKGSVVAQTYGVTEVSERHRHRYEVNNAYRAKIAKSGLRFSGTSPDGHLVEFVELPADKHPYFVATQAHPELKSRPTRPHPLFAGLVAAALKYKAAERLPVEIPGEIGAEVAEGERVSP, from the coding sequence GTGGGTCAATCACGGATTCCGGCGCGTTCCCCCCATCAGACGACCGCCACCAAACACATCTTCGTCAGCGGCGGTGTCGCCTCGTCCCTCGGTAAGGGACTGACGGCCTCCAGCCTCGGGCAGCTGCTCACCGCGCGTGGACTGCGCGTCACCATGCAGAAGCTCGACCCGTATCTGAATGTCGATCCCGGCACCATGAACCCCTTCCAGCACGGTGAGGTGTTCGTGACCGAGGACGGCGCCGAGACCGACCTCGACGTCGGCCACTACGAGCGGTTCCTGGACCGGGAGCTGACCCGCGACGCGAATGTCACCACGGGGCAGATCTATTCGACGGTCATCGCCAAGGAGCGCCGCGGTGAATACCTCGGCGACACGGTGCAGGTGATTCCGCACATCACCGACGAGATCAAGCATCGGATCCTGGCGATGGCCGCGCCCGATCGGGACGGGCAGTCCCCGGACGTGGTGATCACCGAGATCGGCGGCACCGTCGGCGATATCGAGTCCCAGCCGTTCCTCGAGGCGGCGCGGCAGATCCGGCACGAGGTGGGCCGCGAGAACTGCTTCTTCCTGCACGTCACGCTGGTGCCCTACCTGGCGCCGTCGGGCGAGCTCAAGACCAAGCCGACCCAGCACTCGGTCGCCGCGCTGCGCAATATCGGTATCCAGCCCGACGCGCTGATCCTGCGCTGCGACCGCGAGGTGCCGCAGCCGCTGAAGAACAAGATCGCGCTGATGTGCGACGTGGACGTGGATGCCTGCATCTCGACCCCGGACGCGCCCTCGATCTACGACATCCCGCGCGTGCTGCACCGCGAGGGCCTGGACGCCTACGTGGTGCGCAAGCTGGGCCTGCCGTTCCGCGACGTGGACTGGACGGTGTGGGGAGACCTGCTCGACCGGGTGCACAACCCGCGCGAGGAGGTCACCGTCGCACTGGTCGGCAAGTACGTGGACCTACCCGATGCCTACCTGTCGGTGACCGAGGCGCTGCGCGCGGGCGGATTCGCCGCGCGCGCCAAGGTGAACATCCGCTGGGTGCAGTCCGACGAGTGCGAGACCCCGGCCGGCGCGCAGCAGCACCTGCACGACGTGGACGCGGTGCTCGTGCCCGGCGGCTTCGGCATCCGCGGCATCGAGGGCAAGGTCGGCGCCATCCACTTCGCCCGCACCCGCGGCATCCCGCTGCTGGGCCTGTGCCTGGGCCTGCAGTGCGTGGTCATCGAGGCGGCCCGCGCGGTCGGCCTCGACGACGCCAACTCGGCCGAATTCGAACCCGACACCAAGCATCCGGTCATCTCGACCATGGCCGACCAGGAGCAGGCCGTGGCCGGGGAGGCCGACCTCGGCGGCACCATGCGCCTGGGCGCCTACCCCGCGGTGCTGGAGAAGGGGTCGGTCGTCGCGCAGACCTACGGCGTCACCGAGGTGTCCGAGCGGCACCGGCACCGCTACGAGGTCAACAACGCCTACCGCGCCAAGATCGCCAAGAGCGGCCTGCGGTTCAGCGGCACCTCCCCGGACGGCCACCTGGTGGAGTTCGTCGAGCTGCCCGCCGACAAGCACCCGTACTTCGTCGCCACCCAGGCGCACCCGGAGCTGAAGAGCCGGCCCACCCGGCCGCATCCGCTGTTCGCCGGGCTCGTCGCCGCCGCGCTGAAATACAAGGCGGCCGAACGACTTCCGGTGGAGATCCCGGGCGAGATCGGGGCCGAGGTCGCCGAGGGGGAGCGGGTCTCGCCGTGA